The DNA window tatataaatagatatatatttatataaatatacatttatataaatatattaatgtatacatatatatatatatatatctatatatatatatatatatatatatatatatatatatatagcttggcGTTGCCTTCCTGGCGACGCTGGTTCATTATTTCTtgtacggcagtggtccccaacctttttgtatctgcggaccggtcaacgcttaataatttgtcccgtgggtgggagggggggtgggggttgggggtaGGGTgttacccctttttttttttttttgtcatgaaaaagggacgtttttgtcacaaaaaagggaggtttttgtggttggtgcactaattgtaagtgtatattgtgttttttatgttgatttaataaaaaaaaatacctaagGAGGGGCCGTCCCACCTGCACGTCGtccgccatctctgcatcctgggctcACCCCAACAGCAACCATGCGACACTGTGTAACTCGTCCAAAGTCTGCACTATAACCCCTTTTTTAATCTACTACGTGGAAAAATACGCAGATAAGGACGGATTGGTGCCAAAATATTTGGACACATTTGCAAGTAAGTAATCAGTCTTGTTAGTTACTTGAATATTGTTTAGCCAGCGGACGTCCGCTCCTTGTCCCCAACTACCTATTGTCCATTTGCTCTGTTTTCCACATCAGGCCCAACTGGCCGCCATCGTCTTGGGAAAGTCGCCTCCACAACAATCCAGTTGAGCGGCGGCCAAACGGGCCGGGGGTGAAATTTTCTCCACATTTCCAGTTACAAGCTCAATGGGAAATGTTTGACCTCCTGAGAAGAGGCGGGGGAGACATTTCCTCGCTGACCTCTCCGCATGATGCCATTAAGTGGACATTCCTGGCCGGGACCCTGCCGGCACATATCGTACATCATCTTTCAAAGTGCTCAGTGCTTTGTTCTCCTGCGCCCACTATTCCCAACTGGTGCAAATAATGGCGACAAATCATTGCAACATCAAAGCCAGGAAGTCAgttttgtaaataaacaaacatggctTTAACAAATCACTTTTATTCAAGGATTCCCAATGCAAACAATTTGGATTCaggggcaaaaaaaacaaaacacttttattGGTCTCATTAAACTGAGCCTGTCGTCCACTGGCGGCAGCACCTGGAGGAGTTACGCCTCTTTTACGTACGTCCGCACCGCCACCACATCTCCCATGATGCACTTCTGCAAGACACAATGAAGGACGCTTAATGGACTTTCGCTACAAACTAatccacacacaaacaaacaaaaatctgAAAATAAGTATATACAATGCATCACATTGGGAGCTGTTTCTAAAATGTTGCCATGTTTCTTAAATCAATAATGAAATGTCATTTTGTGAAATTATATAAATTCTGCAAAAAGAAGTGCATTTATAAGTTACTCAATTTATTTATTGAGTTCAATTATAATCTAAATGATAACGTATATAAGTAATTATATCTTacataaattacatttttataaatataaacttcctttgtgtgtgtgtgtgtgtatatatatatatatatatatatatatatatatatatatatatatatatatatttatatatattttagtgttgtacaaaatatatgtattaaaaaaaatctgaatgaTATAAAAAGAAGCTAATATTTGTCTTTAAAACTGTACaattaagttttgtttttttaaatctaaataattccattaaaatttaaatattttagatttttcaaaaaatacaattgatTTCTACTATTAAAAATACTATCGGAATGATGGAAAAggagaataatgttttatttttgtaatacagtataacatttgtttttaaatgaagaCTCGTAACAAAGATTTTCTGAAAAGGAAACTTGTATTTTGATGTGTCAAACTGTGGTGCGAGCACCAGTAGTGGTACGCTGGCTCCTTCTAGCGGTTCGCCAAAGAATCGCTtgattaaaatacagtgttttatttgactacattcaaacacagtgttactgctcaaactgtgtgtaatgttacagttaaataaaacctctgccttgttttaatgaatacttgggccaaCTATGCTAATGCTGGTCTTTATGGTGGGACTTGGAAAGCCAAGAGTTTTAAAGTCTgtttatttactttattaaataTCAGTAAAATTGGATGAAACAAGGATAATACATTTTTGATTTTTCGAAGTATACAACTGAGTTTGACTATTTAAAATTAttactgaaaataaataacaataatacattttatttttaacagcatataattattatttttttaattttaaaaatcatttttaaatgatCTAAAAGGGAAGCtaaaattttagttttttaaactACAATTAAACTTTGTTTTGATAAAAATCGAAATTTTGGGAAAAATTTATTCAAGAATTACATGAACTGAGATTCAATTTTtcgatttttctaaaaaaaaaaattagtctaTTTATCTATTAATATATTATTAAATTTACCTGATAGGAAActccttttttcttttaaaaaacttTGAgaagtcaaaacatttttttatttgtacaaTTCAGTtttatttgctttaaaaaaaatctgtgttttttttttaatctgattgAATATTACCTGAAAAGAGGATAATATACAACATTTTTCTAAAGCTATAATTGATCATCTAATAAAactattattaaaattaaataaagggAGGCTaatactttctgttttaaaaacGTTAAAATTCATGAAAAAGTATTCAAAAAGGTAGATAATATTTTTGGTATTCGAACTGCACAATTTTATTTGCTTAAAATAATGTAGTTTCCAAAAAATACATCAAATGAAGAATTAATATTCCAAACGTTTCTAAATATACAATTGAGTTTGattatcaattaatgtttatttatacagccctaaatcaccagtgtctcaaagggctgcacaaaccacaacgacatcctcggtagagcccacataagggcaaggaaaaactcacacccagtgggacgtcggtgacagtgacaatgatgactatgagaaaccttggagaggaccgccccCTCTGAAGAATTATTattgaaattacaaaaaaatattaaaacattttaatacagTATGGAATTAAGTTTGGAAAATTTTAAAAATCATAACAAAAATGATCTAAAAAGATAACtaagtttttaaaaaacaaaaacaaaaacaaaacaacaactggaCAATCAAATTGTATttgctttaaaaatatatatatttttaaaaactaatCTAAATAAGAAATGTGTAATGAGGATAAtattttgccctgcgatgagatggcgacttgtccagagtgtacaccgccttccgcccgattgtagctgagataggcgccagccccccctgcgaccccaaaagggaataagcagtagaaaatggatggatggataatatttgaGTTTTCTAAATATACAGATGAATTTatctaataaaatgttaattacaaTAATTGCATTAATTACATTAAATCAAATTACATTCAATGTTTTTCTCCTATACAGTTTATAAGTAtggtttttttaaaaaaaggaaaactagctaaagtaaataaaaaaatattcaaaatattttTAGCACTAAAATTAGTACATTTTTTATCATtagaaaaatgtagaaaaaaggacctaattaattattttttttaaatattttttctcaACCCATCattggatatatattttttatttttacatagtTCATAACTTTACAAGTTTTCATGTCTGATGTACTTTTCCCTTGCAAGAAATGATTGCTCATTTAAATTGCAACATAAAATGTCATAAACATGAAAACGTACCATTTAgatcttttttcatcattttaacgttagtttaataaaaaaaaatgccataaagTGTTTTGCAAACTGcagtgtatacatccatccatcctttttccaccgcttattcccttttggggtacttCCATAAAAAAGAAGCTAATATTTGATTTTGATGTGTAATAATCTCACCGCTATTAATTTGCCATCCGTTATTTCCCTCTCGATACTAGTCTCCTTTCCATCCCAGCTCTGTTTCTGCACCAGTTTGCCATTTTCCAAGCTGAACACGGTCTGCAGCAGAGAAGACATAAATTGCATGATTGGATTAACAAGTGCGTACAGAGGTTGCGGGTTCGAACCTTGGTCTTCCTGTCATCAGCGGTGGTTTCGTCAAAAGGTTCGTTCAACTTGAACTTGATCTCGGACGTCTTGAAGGCGCTCTGCGTCTTCAGGCTGACGTTGCCCTTGTCGTCCATCGTCACGCTCAAATTGGGCTTGGTTCGATTCCCCACTTGCCGGATGGCGAAACCAACACCTGGGCAGCGACGGAAGGAAACAAACATTGGGTGACACGGCAACAATTTGCAGAAAATTGGGTGCGAGTGCGCCGATGACGACATTTGTCAATGGAGTTCCATCCCCCGGCAAATGTGCATGTTTGGCGCGTCTGAGAGGAAAACCCACCGATTGCTTTCATGTAGTCGTCAAAGCTCTCGCTGGAGACCATCCTCCACGTCCCGACAAATTTCTCAACCATGTCTGCAGTGTTTTTTCCCGCGCTGATATTCCTCTTTATTGTGCAAAGTAAGTCTAATGACACAAGCGGAGTGGCGCTTTGTATTTATCAAGAGTCATTAGCCAATCAGGACGCTTTATGGCTATGCTAAACCCCGCCCCCTTTCTCTCAGTTTGCACTTGCATCTTTTGCCACTTCCTCTAAAAAAAGTGAGTATTAAGACTAACAGAGTTGATTTAGCAGAGGGGTCACCAACCAGATGAGTTGTTcttaaaatagcagcacttaccagtgagctgcctctatttttttaattgtatttatttactagcaagctggtctcgctttgctcaacatttttaattctgagagacaaaactcaaatagaatttgaaaatcttggtcttcacctgtttaaataaattcatttattttgcttcttatagctttcagaaagacaattttagagaaaaaatacaaccttaaaaatgattttaggatttttaaacacatatacctttataccttttaaattccttcctcttctttcctgacaatttaaatcaatgttcaagtaaaaatattttttattgtaaagaataataaatacattttgatttaattcttcattttagcttctgttttttcaatgaagaatatttgtgaaatatttcttcaaacttatgattaaaatccccatataataattctggcaaatctaaaaaatctttaaaatttaaatcttatttcaaagtcttttgaatttcttttaaaatttttgttctggaaaatctatccatccatttcctaccgcttattcccttttggggtcgcggggagcactggcgcctatctcagctacaatcgggcggaaggcggtgtacaccctggataagtcgccacctcatcgcagggtctggaaaatctagaagaaataattatttgtctttgttagaaatatagcctggtccaatttgttatatattctaacaaagtgcagattggattttaacctatttaaaacatgtcatcaaaattctgaaattaatcttaatcaggaaaaattagatagtttttctcttcttcttttcggttgaattttgaagataaactgtttcaaaatttaattttcattttattcctgtttctcctctttttaaccgttcaattaagtgttttttcatcatttattctctacaaaaaaaacttccgtgaaagggaaaaaaaaatgtacgacgtaatgacagacatatatatatatatatatatgagcaaattggctatttctggcaatttatttaagtgtgtatcaaactggtagcccttcgcattaatcagtacccaagaagtagttcttggttgcaaaaaggttggtgacccctgatttagcatAATGATAAATTTTTATATGGAGTCGAAACAATGGTTGCTTTATTATTTGGCTGGTTTGTAGCTGATTTTGTCATATTTACTGATGTCAAGTCAGTAGATTTGAGGTTTACTGTCATGATGCAATGTTTGGACCAGACGGACAAAATATGAAGTCATCATCATTTTTTACAGAATTCTGGGTGAAAGGTGTTCCACTTTCTTTGTGCGATGCAAGAAGTTGTGTTAAAGGTCACAATTTACAAAATATCCTCAAACTACTGGAATGAAGTCATATGCATTATACAAGCAGACCCACTTGCATTGCATCAGAAGAAAATACATcaattatcattaaaaaaatgaatttttattataaatattcaATTATATACACAAGTTGATTCTGCATAGTTTGCATAATTGTGGTCATTATTTGGCTGCCATTTTGGCCTGGGGGTCCTTGGCCGTGCAGCGGGCCTGGAAAGCCTGCAGCATCTCACCGCTGGTCAGGTTGGCGCCCTTCATCACCAGCCTCTCTCCGTCCACTGAGGAAGACCACAAGAAAACAATGGCTGACATCTTAACGAGGACCAAAGTGAAGTGGGAGTAAAAGTCAAGAAGCGCAACAATAGCGCCGCTCACCTATGGCAGACATTCATGTTTATGGTTGGTCATACAATTACTAATGCAAGTCACGGGCCGTTTGGGGACGCTGGGTTTTTCCAGGTTCCAGCACAATGCCTCCCATACAATTAATGGACACTGAATTAGTCTATTCCAATGTCAAGCTACGGCTATTATGGAACTTTAATAACCAACCATGAAACAAGTGTAATTTTACCATTATTAAATggacataaaagtgtaaaaataactgtAATTACACTTCAAATCTTCTTAACAGGCATCAGTATTTtaggtgtaaaaagaagttaagcagTGCAACACATAACTCAATAAAACACTCTGATATCAAGTGACTATTTTAGGGAcaggtctacagcaggggtcagcaacccgcgcctctagagccgcatgcgcctctctggagctttttaaaaaaatatgtatgaaaaattgaaaaagataagggggaaaaaatataaaaaatatattttttgctttaatatggtttctgtaggaggacaaacatgacacaaacctcactaattgttataaaacacactatttacattaaacatgcttcactgatttgagtatttggcgagcaccattttgtcctactaattttggcggtccttgaactcaccgtagtttgtttacatgtataactttatccgattttctaagacgtgttttatgccacttctttttctgtctcattttgtccaccaaacttttaacgttgtgcatgaatgcacataggtgagttttgttgatgttattgacttgtgtggagtgctaatcagacatatttggtcactgcaagctaatcgatgctaacatgctatttaggctagctttatgtacatattgcatcattatgcctcatttgtaggtgtaTTAGAggtaatttatttttctttaagtcctcctaattcaatttatatctcacgacacactatctgtatgtaatatggcttttgaatttttgcggctccaggcagatttgtttttgtatatttggaccaatatggctctttcaacattttaggttgctgacccctgttctacagcaagccagacaaacaaaaaaataaaaaattgattaaaaaattgagatgtaaatcattttaaaaatgtattcataaatatatatctgacaatgtaaaaaaaaaaaaagagaaaatcaTTTTGGagatgtttttacatttttaaaaagagaaaTCCAAAAGAGGGGCATCTTTATCAGATAAACATCAAATACAGTCatctgtatttttaaaaaatatatttttttcaaacatattcTACAAGTTTTGGGCCCGAAATAAAGCAATATAAAACGTTAAAACAACCAAATAAACTACAAAAATATCAATAccacagtagtattggccacgaGGGGAAATCAGAGCACACTGTTCAGAATGGTGGCCACTAATTGGCTCAGCCTCGGGAAACGTTACTAGATTGGATTTAAAGAGTTAAAGGGagactaaagggtgttatttaatttctagagcagtggttctcaaatgggggtacgcgtacccctgggggtacttgaaggtatgccaaggggaacgtgaattttttttcaaatattctaaaaatagcaacaatttttttttttttttttattaaatcaacataaaaaacacaatatacacttacaaatactgcaccaaccacaaaaaaactccccttttcatgacaaaaaaggacactccccgggccgcgggacaaattattaagtgttgaccggtccgcggatacaaaaaggttggggaccactgttctagaggaCTCTTacaatgttgaaaaatgtgtttataaGGTAGTAAACACGTTTTGTATGCGCTGATATTTGAGTTATGATTACTACTCAGCGGGAATTCATTTATTGCAGTCatgctgaaataggctccagcaccaccacaACCCGGaaaaagacaagcggtaggaaatggatggatgtccagaACCAATTAACGGCAATAAATGAGGGTGACCataaatttaaatgaaaaaattaaagtaaaacggtAAGAAATCAAACctgaaaacaaagaaaataaaaataaaaaactgaagaaaacagaaaattgttttcatgtaaaaacaATATTAAGTTCTGTATGTCACATTTAtgcaatacttaaaaaaaaaaaaaatactttattgaatTTTTAGGTAATGCTAGAAGGGCGCTCCCGTTTCATAATTGTGACCCCCCCTCTTCCTAGACCAGGAGTCGGCAACATgtctagagccgcatgcagctctttagcgccgcactagtggctctctggagctttttcaaaaatatatgaaaaatagaaaaggatgaggggaaaaaacttattttttgttttaatatggtttctgtaggaggacaaacatgacacaaacctccctaattgttataaagcacactgtttgtattaaacatgcttcactgatttgagtatttggcgagcgctgttttttcctactaattttggcagtccttgaactcaccgtagtttgtttacatgtataactttctccaactttctaagacatgttttatgccacttctttttctgtctcattatgtccaccaaacttttaacattgtgcatgaatgaacaaaggtgagttttgttgattttattgaattgtgtggagtgctaatcagacatatttggtcactgcaagctaatcgatgctaacatgctatttaggctagctctatgtacatattgcatcattatgcctcatttgtcgctatatttgagctcatttagtttcctttaagtcctcattactcaatttatatttcatgacacactatcggtatgtaatatggcttttaattttctgCGGCTCCAgggggatttgtttttgtattttgggtccaatatggctctttcaacatttttggttgccgacccctgttctaggcaAACATTCAGGATAGCACATGCACAGAATAATACAACGCCATGGCACAGGTGGCGCTGTTTGGAGTGTTTGAATGTGTCGCTCACCTGTTTAAACCTtacaccagggatgtcaaacatgcaGCCGTGAACACATTCAATGCCACCCGTGAGACCAATCTgctaagtgtaaaattgagctgcatttttaaatgaaagaaactgcagttctaaatctgtctactggatgttgctcTGGTAATTCTGTTTGGCAAATAAATAGGTTCTTCCTCAGTttgtatggtttgttgagttagcacaggattaTGATGTGGAAATTACAAATGGGGGAGTTTATATATAGAAGAgtttttatttctgttttattttgtgttttgttcaattttaaatgggctgtgacttaaagttgatTGCTTTAAAGATACAATGAGATTTAAGACTAAGTTCATTgcgttcttcatggtgtttttgaaactgcaccatttttttcctcagaattttcaactaaattgaagtgttttgtcaaaagGATCAtttgatatgtacattttcacaatgtgcttgttctattttgagccgaagtaaaacaaaacaaaaaatctgaAGTGGCGtcgttgtatttttaagttattatgccatgattttacctgtccgactcacttgggaatagattttcctccatgcggcccctgatgTACATGGCAGCCACTGCATCCACTTTATACCTCTAATTGTAACAAAtagacatgtatttatttattaaacctGCTATCCTAAACCACCAATGATAAATCTGATAGTGGTGTTCTTTTTGTATAttttagtttgaaaaatgtaGCTTTGAGCAAGttgaaaaggtaaaaataaaaaataacttaaaattaGTTTTGCATTTAAAGATGACATCTGTCCTTTATTTGACTAAGCAAAAGCCACATGCAAAAACCCTGAATTAGAATAGAATGTATTTTATTGTCACAAGACACATGTACacaatgaaatgaaaaaaattcCCCCTTTATTTTAGCATTAAAGTTTTCAATGCTAACGTAGCGATGATGACACTTACCGTAAGTAACATCCACTACGGGTTCTGACCGGTCGTGTTTGACTGTTGCCATTACCTCGCAGTTAAAATTTGTGGATCTGACTTTTTCCGAGCCCACGAAAAACAGGAACTCCCTGCAGGGAGAAGAAGACTTTGTCAATTAGACACAAACACTTTTCAGTATCAAATAGTGAAAACCTATAGTTCAAGCCATATGTGTACAAAGTGTGACCCGCAGCACGTATTAAAAACACTATTACatgaaaagtggaataaaaaacaaacagatGAAAAGTATTAAGAAAAAGtttcaatgttgactctaataacagaAAGTTGCAATgcagactttttttctcctctgaagcggtcattgctcaaaaaataatattgactCAAACCCAATGTTGTTCTGAAATATTGACGCAGTCATGggttcaattacttcacattaaatagcccactttgaaatatttttcgggggaatatattgtgtattttgtgtgtttaccataaaaaactaagttttctttaacaaaaagggcatattaaaaacaaacaaaaaattattaaacgaataataaaaatgtataatcgacggatagatctgaaattTATCtggagatttaagcattgaaagtacaaaaaaataatgtatgacttattcatAAAACTTTTAGGACTGGGGCATTGTGGATCCCCGAAAACcttaatgggattttttttaattataataaatcaaaatccatATTGTTACGGCAttaaggcagcacggtggaacaggggttagtatgTGTCcctgacaatacgaaggtcctgggttcaattcttggctcgagatctttctgtgtggagtttgcatgttctccccatgactgcgtgggt is part of the Nerophis ophidion isolate RoL-2023_Sa linkage group LG08, RoL_Noph_v1.0, whole genome shotgun sequence genome and encodes:
- the fabp4a gene encoding fatty acid binding protein 4a; protein product: MVEKFVGTWRMVSSESFDDYMKAIGVGFAIRQVGNRTKPNLSVTMDDKGNVSLKTQSAFKTSEIKFKLNEPFDETTADDRKTKTVFSLENGKLVQKQSWDGKETSIEREITDGKLIAKCIMGDVVAVRTYVKEA
- the mrpl53 gene encoding 39S ribosomal protein L53, mitochondrial translates to MAATKKTTVVLKTVKKIVAQFCPFESNVRSTREFLFFVGSEKVRSTNFNCEVMATVKHDRSEPVVDVTYVDGERLVMKGANLTSGEMLQAFQARCTAKDPQAKMAAK